The window AGTTGGTTTCTTGGGTGGTGCCTTTGGTTTTGCTGGTACCGGTTTTGGCTTTGCCGGCGTTGGTTTTGCCGGTGCCGGCTTTGCCGGCGTTGGTTTTGCCGGTGCCGGCTTTGCGGGTGCTCGCTTCGCCGATGAAGATGAATTTGGATTGGCTGGTTTTTGTTGCTTTTTTAAATCCACTCCGCCATAATGTGTAAAATTGTTTCCTTTCTTTATTTGTTGTTTTACAAATTGTTGATTATATTTGGACGCTTTGGCCAATTTTACCTTCGTCGCATGACCAACTATCCCATCTATCGGTAGCCCAAATTCATATTGAAAGTTTCTAACAGCCCAATAGGTTCTCCAGTCAAAGACTCCATCAATCTTCCCTGTATAAAACCCTGTGTATTGCAACCTTGATTGCAATTCAATTACATCATCACCTACGGCACCTTTTTGAATCACCTGACTCGAGAAAGCTTGAACTTTTTTATTTGCTCCATAAAAAGGGACAATTTGACATAAAAGCATAATAAGCACTACACACGTTATTGATAAAAACTTCCTTTTCATTGAAGTTACCCCCAGATGATAATCTTTTATAATTCTATTTTTCGTAGTGACTGGGTTTTTATGCAAAATGTAATAAGTTTTCCTAGCAGTGCTCCACCCTTTTTCAAAAAAAAAAAATGATTAATCTCGATGAGACTAATCATTTTAACTTAATAATTATATTATTTATTTAAGAAAGTTCCGACTTCCTTATTTTAAATTGATTCTGGAAGTGTATAGTACTTAATGCTCTCGCTTTTTTTACCTTTCGAATTCCTAACCACCACAAAAAAATCATAAATGGAAAAATCTTTATCATCCAATTTTGTTGATTCCACAAAATATAATCATATATTCCATGCAACAAAAATGGAATAATAAGGGAAAGAGCTAACCATTTGCGCTTTGACTGAGAAGTAAATTTCCCCTTTCCAATATAAAACCCCATTATGACTCCAAATATGGCGTGACTTGAGACAGGTAAAAAAGCACGGCTAATTGCATGCTCCATTCCATTACCAAACAAGAAAAGGATATTTTCAGCAGTGGCGAAGCCTAGTGAAACGGATGCCCCATAAACAACCCCATCATAAGGTTCGTCAAAGGCAACATGATGATAAACTGTGTATATTAAAATAAACCATTTAAAGAATTCTTCTAGAAGGCCAGTTAATAAAAACGCATGTACGATACCCGAATGAACAATA of the Bacillus sp. 1NLA3E genome contains:
- the sleB gene encoding spore cortex-lytic enzyme, whose translation is MKRKFLSITCVVLIMLLCQIVPFYGANKKVQAFSSQVIQKGAVGDDVIELQSRLQYTGFYTGKIDGVFDWRTYWAVRNFQYEFGLPIDGIVGHATKVKLAKASKYNQQFVKQQIKKGNNFTHYGGVDLKKQQKPANPNSSSSAKRAPAKPAPAKPTPAKPAPAKPTPAKPKPVPAKPKAPPKKPTAANTPNGFSQNDIKLLANAVHGESRGEPYIGQVAVAAVILNRVNSAAFPNTVSGVIFEPGAFTAVADGQIYLTPNELSKKAVIDAINGWDPTGEALYYFNPATATNGWIWGRPQIKKIGKHIFCK
- the prsW gene encoding glutamic-type intramembrane protease PrsW encodes the protein MLGILSAGIAPGLALLSYFYLKDQYGTEPISVVFKTFLFGALLVFPLAFIQYVLETENIVHSGIVHAFLLTGLLEEFFKWFILIYTVYHHVAFDEPYDGVVYGASVSLGFATAENILFLFGNGMEHAISRAFLPVSSHAIFGVIMGFYIGKGKFTSQSKRKWLALSLIIPFLLHGIYDYILWNQQNWMIKIFPFMIFLWWLGIRKVKKARALSTIHFQNQFKIRKSELS